The genomic window TTTTGCACCCGGCGTTGCACCTTTAATAAGGATAAGACCATCTTCGATCTCAACGCGTGCAACCTCAAGGTTCTGGTTTGTACGGCGAACAGAACCCATATGGCCTGCCATTTTCTTGCCTTTGAAAACCTTACCTGGATCCTGACACTGACCTGTTGAACCATGTGATCTATGCGAGATAGAAACACCATGTGTTGCACGAAGACCGCCGAAGTTATGACGCTTCATCGCACCTGCGAAACCTTTACCAACCGTAATACCTGAAACGTCAACTTTTTGACCCGGTAGGAAATGACCTGCAATCAGCTCTTCACCAACCTCTACTAGGTTTTCTTCAGTAACGCGGAACTCAACAAGTTTCTTTTTTGGTGTCACACCGGCTTTGGCAAAACGCTCACGCTCTGCCTTTGAAACGCGCTTAGGCTTTGCTTCGCCAGCACCAAGTTGAACCGCAGTATAGCCATCACGCGCTTGCGTTTTCTGAGCCACAACCTGACAACCCTCTAAAGAGAGAACTGTAACAGGCACATGATTTCCCAAGTCGTCATAGACGCGGGTCATGCCTAATTTCTTTGCTAATAGACCTGTCCGTAACATGC from Litorimonas taeanensis includes these protein-coding regions:
- the rplC gene encoding 50S ribosomal protein L3 — translated: MLRTGLLAKKLGMTRVYDDLGNHVPVTVLSLEGCQVVAQKTQARDGYTAVQLGAGEAKPKRVSKAERERFAKAGVTPKKKLVEFRVTEENLVEVGEELIAGHFLPGQKVDVSGITVGKGFAGAMKRHNFGGLRATHGVSISHRSHGSTGQCQDPGKVFKGKKMAGHMGSVRRTNQNLEVARVEIEDGLILIKGATPGAKGTWLEIRDAVKKPQPEGLIFPAATMGDRRAALKAAEEAEAEAAAEAEAEAKRIAEEQAAAMAATTDEDGGEG